Proteins co-encoded in one Ardenticatenales bacterium genomic window:
- a CDS encoding HNH endonuclease encodes MPLDLRRLVRERAAERCEYCLFPQAAAWLSFEVEHIIARKHRGQTVAGNTALAYPDCNRFKGTDLGSIDPETGQLTPFSPPLSRPRRWR; translated from the coding sequence ATTCCGTTGGACCTTCGCCGTCTTGTCAGAGAGCGGGCTGCCGAACGGTGCGAATATTGTCTTTTCCCCCAGGCGGCAGCCTGGTTATCCTTTGAAGTGGAACACATCATTGCGCGCAAACATCGAGGCCAAACAGTTGCCGGCAACACGGCTCTCGCCTATCCTGACTGCAATCGTTTTAAGGGCACAGATTTAGGCTCGATTGACCCAGAGACCGGGCAACTGACGCCCTTCTCCCCTCCCCTGAGCCGCCCACGCAGGTGGAGATAG
- a CDS encoding methyltransferase domain-containing protein, translated as MFADLPPLDLLARQSDWLAPARARLLRRLGVAHRRRVLDLGAGYGVVTAELARRSDGLVVALDRREMALRAAAPIAGAARVAGDGGRLPFAAGAFDLVFSQLVWLWLPLAEALPEVWRVLAPGGALVALEPDYGGLIEHPPAVAVGEVWRAALARAGGDALVGRKMPALLAAQGFIVQVDLFPTLSPPAAARFDLLRGLPLTSLERQVVDKADTASVHLRGVWEQVVHLPFFLITAVRP; from the coding sequence GTGTTTGCCGACCTACCCCCGTTGGATTTACTGGCGCGGCAGTCTGATTGGTTGGCGCCGGCGCGGGCGCGGCTGTTGCGACGGCTGGGCGTGGCTCACCGGCGGCGCGTATTGGACCTGGGCGCGGGCTATGGCGTGGTCACGGCGGAACTGGCGCGGCGCAGTGATGGCCTGGTTGTCGCCCTGGACCGCCGGGAGATGGCCCTGCGCGCCGCCGCCCCGATAGCGGGCGCGGCGCGGGTGGCCGGGGATGGGGGGCGGCTGCCTTTTGCGGCGGGCGCGTTTGACCTTGTTTTTTCGCAGTTGGTTTGGCTGTGGCTGCCTCTGGCGGAGGCTTTGCCGGAGGTCTGGCGCGTGCTGGCTCCGGGCGGCGCGTTGGTGGCGCTGGAACCGGATTACGGGGGGCTGATTGAGCATCCGCCTGCCGTGGCGGTGGGGGAGGTGTGGCGGGCGGCGCTGGCGCGTGCGGGGGGGGATGCGTTGGTGGGGCGGAAAATGCCGGCATTATTAGCCGCGCAAGGGTTTATAGTCCAGGTTGACCTCTTTCCCACCCTGTCACCGCCCGCCGCGGCCCGTTTTGATCTGCTGCGCGGTCTTCCCCTGACGTCCCTGGAGCGGCAAGTCGTGGATAAAGCCGATACCGCCAGTGTCCACCTGCGCGGCGTTTGGGAACAAGTCGTGCATTTACCCTTCTTTCTCATCACCGCCGTGCGCCCCTGA
- a CDS encoding fasciclin domain-containing protein: protein MRRSISTLVLLFLALIIAVPAALARDQRNIVEIAVEDGRFTTLVAAVTAADLADTLSGGSWTVFAPTDDAFAKLGLNADNIASAFSEAELTNILLYHVLSGEVSSSKAQAAVGDIIMANGEKAGLKVFNGNIYINDDAKVIIPDVTAANGVIHAVDTVILGPWPRSADTAAAATTSSTTTATGSTIVDIAVNDGRFTTLVAAVKAAGLVDTLSSGQWTVFAPTDDAFAKLGLNADNIATTFSEAELTDILLYHVIAGEVNADKALTLLGDVTMANGQKAGLKFYDGSIYVNDDAKVIIANVDASNGVIHAVDTVILGPWPR from the coding sequence ATGCGTCGTTCTATTTCCACTCTTGTACTGCTGTTTCTGGCCCTGATCATCGCGGTTCCCGCGGCCCTGGCCCGTGATCAGCGAAATATCGTAGAGATCGCCGTCGAAGACGGACGCTTCACCACCCTCGTCGCGGCTGTCACTGCGGCGGACCTGGCCGACACCCTCTCGGGTGGCAGTTGGACCGTTTTTGCCCCCACCGATGATGCTTTTGCCAAGTTGGGCTTAAATGCGGACAACATCGCCTCCGCTTTCAGCGAGGCGGAACTAACCAATATCCTGCTGTATCATGTCCTGTCGGGCGAAGTCAGCTCCAGCAAAGCCCAGGCTGCCGTGGGCGACATCATCATGGCGAATGGGGAAAAAGCGGGCCTGAAGGTCTTCAATGGGAACATTTACATCAATGATGACGCCAAAGTAATCATCCCGGACGTCACGGCTGCTAACGGCGTGATCCACGCCGTGGACACCGTTATTCTCGGCCCCTGGCCGCGCAGCGCGGACACGGCTGCCGCTGCCACCACGAGTTCTACAACCACGGCAACAGGCAGCACGATTGTGGACATCGCCGTGAACGATGGGCGCTTCACCACCCTGGTGGCCGCGGTCAAAGCCGCCGGCCTGGTTGATACCCTCTCCAGCGGGCAGTGGACCGTCTTCGCCCCCACGGACGATGCCTTCGCCAAGCTGGGCCTGAATGCGGACAACATTGCGACTACTTTCAGCGAAGCGGAGTTGACGGACATTCTGCTGTACCACGTCATTGCGGGAGAAGTGAACGCGGACAAAGCCCTGACCCTGTTGGGCGACGTGACGATGGCGAATGGGCAGAAGGCGGGTCTGAAGTTCTACGATGGCAGCATCTACGTCAACGATGACGCCAAAGTAATTATCGCCAACGTGGACGCCTCCAATGGTGTGATTCACGCGGTGGACACGGTTATCCTCGGCCCCTGGCCCCGATAA